One part of the Nitrospiria bacterium genome encodes these proteins:
- a CDS encoding nodulation protein NfeD codes for MALSRWIRSVVLTPVFAFLPVLITTILPAADSFPQSRPAPAAEPAAVTVAVYDGVINPVSAEYLTQAIADAAQDHAQALVIQLDTPGGLDTSMRTIVKEMSASEVPIIVYVSPTGARAASAGVFITLAAHIAAMAPGTNIGAAHPVSMGGGEMDKEMKKKVENDAAAYIKSIAEKHGRNVQWAEDAVRQSVSATETEALKLKIVDLIAPDLPALLAAVDGRTVQTAAGPRILKTKSAAVKTVGMSGRMRILNALSDPNIAYILMLLGIYGLIFELSNPGAILPGVVGAICIVLAFYSFQTLSINYAGLLLILLAIVMFIAEIKVPSYGLLTVGGVISMVLGSLMLVKTDLPFMQISLWVIFPTAVVTAGFFLGVVGMAWKTRHQKSVAGIEVFIGASGTARTEINPRGQILIQGEYWDAVSSEPIHEGETVEVTGIEGLKLFIKRSKK; via the coding sequence GCCGGTATTCGCGTTTTTGCCCGTCCTAATTACCACGATTCTCCCCGCCGCCGATTCGTTCCCTCAGTCCCGTCCCGCTCCGGCCGCCGAACCGGCCGCGGTGACCGTGGCCGTGTACGACGGCGTGATCAATCCGGTCTCGGCCGAATACCTGACCCAGGCCATCGCGGACGCCGCGCAGGATCATGCCCAGGCGCTGGTGATCCAGCTCGACACGCCGGGAGGCCTCGACACTTCGATGCGCACGATCGTCAAGGAGATGAGCGCTTCCGAGGTGCCGATCATCGTGTATGTCTCGCCCACCGGCGCCCGCGCGGCCTCGGCCGGGGTCTTCATCACGCTCGCGGCCCACATCGCGGCCATGGCCCCGGGGACGAACATCGGTGCGGCCCATCCCGTTTCGATGGGCGGCGGAGAGATGGACAAAGAGATGAAAAAGAAGGTCGAGAACGACGCGGCCGCCTATATCAAGTCGATCGCCGAGAAGCACGGCCGCAACGTCCAGTGGGCCGAGGACGCCGTGCGCCAGAGCGTCTCGGCCACCGAGACCGAGGCCCTGAAGCTCAAGATCGTCGACCTGATCGCGCCGGACCTGCCGGCCCTGCTGGCCGCCGTGGACGGCCGAACGGTTCAAACGGCCGCGGGCCCGCGCATCCTTAAGACCAAATCGGCCGCGGTCAAGACGGTCGGAATGAGCGGCCGGATGAGAATCTTAAACGCGTTGAGCGATCCCAACATCGCCTACATCCTGATGCTTCTGGGCATTTACGGACTGATCTTCGAGCTGTCGAACCCGGGCGCGATCCTGCCCGGCGTGGTCGGCGCGATTTGCATCGTCCTGGCCTTCTATTCCTTCCAGACCCTCTCGATCAATTACGCCGGCCTGCTTCTGATCCTTCTGGCCATCGTGATGTTCATCGCCGAGATCAAAGTGCCTAGCTACGGGCTGCTGACCGTGGGCGGGGTGATCTCGATGGTTCTGGGCTCGTTGATGCTGGTCAAGACCGACCTGCCGTTCATGCAGATTTCCTTGTGGGTGATTTTCCCGACGGCCGTCGTGACGGCCGGATTCTTTTTGGGGGTGGTCGGAATGGCCTGGAAGACCCGTCATCAAAAATCGGTCGCCGGCATCGAGGTCTTCATCGGCGCTTCGGGAACCGCCCGGACCGAGATCAACCCCCGGGGTCAAATCCTGATCCAGGGAGAGTATTGGGACGCCGTCAGCTCCGAACCGATCCATGAGGGCGAGACGGTCGAAGTGACCGGCATCGAGGGACTAAAACTGTTTATCAAACGGTCGAAAAAATAG
- a CDS encoding slipin family protein, translating to MIQLLVSLPGLILIVLLFLFISLKILREYERGVIFFLGRFQKVKGPGLIIVIPGLQSMAKVSLRTIVMDVPPQDVITRDNVSVKVNAIIYFRVIDPQRAIIQVEDYLYATSQLSQTTLRSVLGQGQLDDLLSKREEINSKLQQIIDQQTEPWGIKVSAVEVKNVDLPQEMVRAIAKQAEAERERRAKVIHAEGEYQAAEKLTQAGEIISRNPTTLQLRYLQTLTEIAAEKNSTTIFPVPIDFLEPFFRRREPEKRSS from the coding sequence ATGATTCAGTTACTCGTCAGTCTTCCGGGCCTTATCCTGATCGTTCTCCTATTCCTGTTCATCTCCCTCAAGATCCTCAGGGAGTACGAGCGCGGCGTGATCTTTTTCCTGGGACGCTTTCAGAAGGTAAAGGGGCCCGGCCTGATCATTGTCATCCCCGGCCTCCAGAGCATGGCGAAGGTGAGCCTGCGGACGATCGTGATGGACGTACCGCCCCAGGACGTAATCACGCGGGATAACGTATCGGTGAAAGTCAACGCCATCATCTATTTCCGTGTGATCGACCCTCAAAGAGCGATCATCCAGGTCGAGGACTATCTCTATGCCACGTCCCAGCTTTCGCAGACCACGCTGCGCAGCGTCCTCGGCCAGGGCCAGTTGGACGACCTGCTGTCCAAGCGGGAGGAGATCAATTCGAAACTCCAGCAGATCATCGACCAGCAGACCGAACCCTGGGGAATCAAGGTCTCGGCCGTCGAGGTGAAGAACGTGGACCTCCCCCAGGAAATGGTCCGCGCCATCGCCAAACAGGCCGAGGCCGAACGGGAAAGACGGGCGAAGGTGATCCACGCGGAGGGAGAATATCAGGCCGCCGAGAAACTGACCCAGGCGGGGGAGATCATCAGCCGGAACCCCACCACCCTCCAGTTGCGCTACCTGCAGACGCTGACCGAGATCGCGGCCGAAAAAAATTCCACGACGATCTTCCCGGTCCCGATCGACTTTCTCGAACCGTTCTTCAGGCGGCGGGAACCGGAAAAAAGATCATCCTAA
- a CDS encoding GAF domain-containing protein, translating into MDKPQHQSHRKENQHFKAGSKPTTPPSIPPMVPVDPYEKIDVLNTISATISQSPHLTAALGATLERLLTLTEADIGSIHLLDSASGDLILCASRGVTQSFIYTEQRIPMGACLCGLAIRLGEVVVSDDLSKDERLIRSACRDERFGSMISVPLRAREKTLGILTLYSKRPRAFAHADRPLLIAISHHIGVAVENSQLASKTKESALLEERWLIAQELHDNIAQSLAYLNMQTKLLEDRIQSEPKTPVLEDFHHIRKVIQDTYQDVRSMLIDFRIPMKENETLEVALRRYCLEFGSRTGIQTDFFSDADLSQFEPSVHTQIFRIIQESLSNVRKHARAKKVSVAVHGGGFGLRITVQDDGDGFDPKTVEDPARQRMGLSIMKERAACLRGTVRIATVVGQGTSIRIEIPPAPSP; encoded by the coding sequence ATGGACAAACCGCAGCACCAGAGTCACCGTAAGGAAAACCAGCATTTCAAGGCCGGCTCGAAGCCGACGACTCCCCCGTCCATCCCCCCAATGGTTCCCGTTGATCCGTACGAAAAGATCGACGTCTTAAACACGATCTCGGCCACGATCAGCCAGTCCCCGCATCTCACGGCCGCGCTCGGTGCCACGCTGGAACGGCTCCTCACGTTGACCGAGGCCGACATCGGCTCGATTCACCTACTGGACTCCGCCAGCGGGGACCTGATCCTGTGTGCAAGTCGCGGCGTCACCCAGTCCTTCATTTACACCGAGCAACGGATCCCCATGGGGGCCTGCCTCTGCGGCCTGGCCATCCGGCTGGGGGAGGTCGTAGTTTCCGACGACCTCTCCAAGGACGAACGGCTGATCCGCTCGGCCTGCCGCGATGAACGCTTCGGATCGATGATCAGCGTTCCGCTTCGCGCGCGGGAGAAGACACTGGGGATCCTGACCCTTTATTCCAAACGACCCCGGGCTTTCGCTCACGCGGACCGGCCGCTCCTGATCGCCATCAGCCATCATATCGGCGTGGCGGTCGAGAATTCGCAGCTGGCCTCCAAGACCAAAGAGTCGGCCCTTCTGGAAGAACGCTGGTTGATCGCCCAGGAGCTTCACGACAACATCGCGCAGTCGCTGGCCTATCTGAATATGCAGACGAAGCTTCTCGAAGACCGCATTCAATCCGAGCCGAAGACCCCGGTCCTGGAAGATTTCCATCACATCCGCAAGGTCATCCAGGACACCTATCAGGACGTTCGGAGCATGCTGATCGACTTTCGAATTCCGATGAAAGAAAACGAGACGCTGGAGGTCGCGCTTCGAAGGTATTGCCTGGAATTCGGCTCGCGGACGGGGATTCAGACCGATTTCTTCAGCGATGCCGATCTGTCCCAATTTGAGCCTTCCGTCCACACCCAGATCTTCCGGATCATCCAGGAATCCCTGTCCAATGTCCGCAAGCATGCCCGCGCGAAAAAAGTGAGCGTCGCGGTCCATGGCGGCGGCTTCGGTCTCCGGATCACGGTTCAAGATGACGGCGACGGATTCGACCCAAAAACCGTCGAAGATCCGGCCCGGCAACGGATGGGCCTCTCGATCATGAAAGAACGCGCCGCCTGCCTCCGCGGCACGGTGCGGATCGCCACCGTCGTCGGTCAGGGAACTTCGATCCGGATCGAAATCCCCCCTGCTCCGTCCCCCTAG